Sequence from the Prunus persica cultivar Lovell chromosome G5, Prunus_persica_NCBIv2, whole genome shotgun sequence genome:
TtataatgaaattggaaatataggagaaaaagatatatataaacaaatgaaatacaAGTTATCTGCTTTACTTACTACTTGTCGTGTCGTTGTAAATGTAAAGCGCATCAGCAATCAAACGAGTTGAGTTGAGTTGAGTTGAGTTCTTGTTTTGAATGAATGGCAGTGTCTGTCTTGTTTGTAAACTAAATAGTAAATAGTAATTTTGGCAGTGTCAATATCGGGCACCTCGAGGCAGTTGTTCACCTTCTCCAGCAGCCTTTCATCACTGGTGTTTCCCGCGTTTGCAAGCCAATTCCTTTGTCAACTTTAGCCCCACATCCACATGGGCAGAAAACCGACCCTTGTCTTAAAATACATGTTGATATAGTATGTACTCTCCATAGGAACCCTGTCTGGATTATTGTATCTGATAGGAACCCAAAATACATTAGTTGGAGTGGCAGCAGCTGCGGATCCCCTTACAAAAGGGATAAGAGTAAGGGCTTAAAATTGCGTATTCAGCAAGTCACTGCTGCTGCCCGGTCAGCCGTGGCACTGAAACCTTCCTCAgttattctcttcttttcaAACCGAAATGGACTTAGCAGCATTGTTTGCGATAAACTCAAAGATGAATTTGGGGCCACTGAGTTTCAATTGGATTTTCCTGTTttagattttaattttgatttatcCAAGGAAGCAGGTGAATGGACTAATGTACTTGTTGCGAGAACATATCAAGAGGCTTGTGCATTCGAAATAAAGGTTAGTGATACAAGGAACACTGTTTTAAGTTCAGAATCTGATGTGAAGGATTCAAGCCTGGGAGAGGCTGCTGATACTGAGAAAGATCCGTCCGACTCAACAGAGCACACAGAATTTTGCCGTGCTTTCTCTAATCTTATTTCAAGAATGGAATTCTACTCATTGTATCTAAAAAATGGGGAATCCGCTCAAGTTGGGAGTCTTCTGGGTCAAAGTGAACTTATAAACTTTGATACAACTGCCTTGATTGCTCTTGTATCAGGTATTAGTAATGGTGGCACTCCAAAACTTTTGGCTACTCCAGAAAGTGAATTGAGGCAGCGGTTTAAGGGTAACTACGAGTTTGTGATTGGACAGGTTAGTTCTTCCTGGTTGCACCTTTTGTTTGGAGTATTGGATATTTCTTTCCACATTGTTGGAGAGGTCCCAAGTTCGAATCCTCCCTCCCCCAATTCAGAAAAAAggatatattattaaatataCTTAGCAAGCGTGATAATAGCAGTTATTATAGTAAAGTTTTACTGCTCAAATCTTTTGTTACATTTTATGCTACCtataaagaaattaataagTAGAAGATCatattgctctctctctctctctctctctctctctctctctctctctctctctctcccccttatTCCTCTTTGCCCACGAGCAAAATGGTCAAGTATTAAGACTTGGCAGTATGTTAAAATGACAACTTTTAAGATTTTATTCACCGGTTCCAATACATTGAACTTCTGTATTCTGTTGATTAATCTTTTCCTAAAATGTTTCTTGTGGTAAAAACTACTGTGCTGACTCCCAAGGTTTGTTTATCttcaaccattttttttttcttcttgaaaaaaatattggccTTTTAATAGATTTAGTTTACATTAACATCCCGGGTACGGTTTCTTGATCTTCTGCCAGGTGATGTCTGAAATTCAGAATCCAATTCTTGTTGAATTTGGTCGCACAATATCTGGGAAGAGAGTCATAATCTGTGAAAGTGTTCGTTCAGAGTTCAAAGAGTTAGTATTGATGTGTGGAGGGCCCAATGAGAAGTTGAGAGCTAGTCAGTTACTGAATTGTCTTACGTGAGTTTTTGaccagttttttctttttaacttctttgaatttttttttttatctgcaTTAATTTCAAAGGGAAATAAACAGTGACatgatagagagagaaaaaaaaaaactaaactagTCAAAGTTGAGCATATGATCTACAAGGTCTGCTTTAATTGCATTGTGTGTAGTTATTCTATTTCGTACGACGTTGTTCTTTAAGTTAAAGCAACatggttattttattttgtggttCACATTTAAAGATGTTCTAATACAAAATAGTTTAGTGATGTCCTTCACAACAAACTCTTTTACCCACCTTTAAGTTTTAACCGTTTACCAGAGGACCAAAAATAGCTCAGTGAGGACCAGTGGGACTAGCAGCTGACCACAGTAAATGATTGCTGGGAAGGAGGGAAAACCATAAAACCCCCATTGATGAGGACAGATTTGGCCAATTTGGGTTTCCTCAGAAGTTTGctgaattttcttatttattattgtCAGGGTTAATTTCTCCCAAGGGTTACTTATGTCCTACCTCTGGCCCCTGCGGCCCTGCCTTTGCAACCTCCTTCAGTTAGTAGTTGTCGTTCTTTTGGGCTTTCTGTGCATGTGTGTTGTCTCTAGTATACTTATTTCTtagaacttcaaaaaatttcactgATATAATTCGCCTTAGGTTGCAGAATGCTTCAACTTAATTGGTGAGTTA
This genomic interval carries:
- the LOC18775843 gene encoding uncharacterized protein LOC18775843 isoform X1; its protein translation is MRKEAEAQVELAKKRCRDVIDRIEGLPASTKITASCRRTLLKLAHSELTFLCRCCSSTASSSSTPLNLSNFGSVNIGHLEAVVHLLQQPFITGVSRVCKPIPLSTLAPHPHGQKTDPCLKIHVDIVCTLHRNPVWIIVSDRNPKYISWSGSSCGSPYKRDKSKGLKLRIQQVTAAARSAVALKPSSVILFFSNRNGLSSIVCDKLKDEFGATEFQLDFPVLDFNFDLSKEAGEWTNVLVARTYQEACAFEIKVSDTRNTVLSSESDVKDSSLGEAADTEKDPSDSTEHTEFCRAFSNLISRMEFYSLYLKNGESAQVGSLLGQSELINFDTTALIALVSGISNGGTPKLLATPESELRQRFKGNYEFVIGQVMSEIQNPILVEFGRTISGKRVIICESVRSEFKELVLMCGGPNEKLRASQLLNCLTVVPDSPSERMMNLPTTRKLALKNKVVFGTGDYWCAPTVTANMAFVRAISQTGMSLFTIEHRPRALTGD
- the LOC18775843 gene encoding uncharacterized protein LOC18775843 isoform X2 translates to MRKEAEAQVELAKKRCRDVIDRIEGLPASTKITASCRRTLLKLAHSELTFLCRCCSSTASSSSTPLNLSVNIGHLEAVVHLLQQPFITGVSRVCKPIPLSTLAPHPHGQKTDPCLKIHVDIVCTLHRNPVWIIVSDRNPKYISWSGSSCGSPYKRDKSKGLKLRIQQVTAAARSAVALKPSSVILFFSNRNGLSSIVCDKLKDEFGATEFQLDFPVLDFNFDLSKEAGEWTNVLVARTYQEACAFEIKVSDTRNTVLSSESDVKDSSLGEAADTEKDPSDSTEHTEFCRAFSNLISRMEFYSLYLKNGESAQVGSLLGQSELINFDTTALIALVSGISNGGTPKLLATPESELRQRFKGNYEFVIGQVMSEIQNPILVEFGRTISGKRVIICESVRSEFKELVLMCGGPNEKLRASQLLNCLTVVPDSPSERMMNLPTTRKLALKNKVVFGTGDYWCAPTVTANMAFVRAISQTGMSLFTIEHRPRALTGD